The Amblyomma americanum isolate KBUSLIRL-KWMA chromosome 3, ASM5285725v1, whole genome shotgun sequence genome window below encodes:
- the LOC144124557 gene encoding uncharacterized protein LOC144124557 — protein MKFVVALALIVAAAVTAKPRSKRAAYELPDGAELVVGNIKTTFECPAKNGYFADVDNECLIFHVCNVVTHADGHTEVQQFSFFCGNQTMFNQLSLTCAFPEDAVPCTNAPDFFYVNDNIGIPDAPFLTDADVEKAAALIAGARKSKA, from the exons ATGAAGTTCGTCGTCGCACTCG CTCTCATTGTTGCCGCTGCTGTCACCGCCAAGCCCAGA AGCAAGCGCGCCGCGTACGAGCTGCCGGACGGCGCCGAGCTGGTCGTGGGCAACATCAAGACCACATTCGAGTGTCCCGCCAAGAACGGCTACTTCGCCGACGTGGACAACGAGTGCCTCATCTTCCACGTCTGCAACGTGGTCACGCACGCCGACGGACACACCGAGGTGCAGCAGTTCAGCTTCTTCTGCGGCAACCAGACCA TGTTCAACCAGTTGAGCCTGACGTGCGCATTCCCTGAAGACGCCGTTCCTTGCACGAACGCGCCGGACTTCTTCTACGTGAACGACAACATCGGCATCCCGGACGCGCCTTTCCTGACCGACGCCGACGTCGAGAAGGCAGCTGCACTCATCGCTGGAGCCAGGAAGAGCAAGGCTTAG